From Triticum urartu cultivar G1812 chromosome 2, Tu2.1, whole genome shotgun sequence, a single genomic window includes:
- the LOC125538804 gene encoding pentatricopeptide repeat-containing protein At1g06710, mitochondrial-like, whose product MITRRAAAVALRASLRRARSSHAADTGDLLPGLVDRPTPRPGPRVSLHDFAFIRDPAPAPPAAALPPPEVVLISKAVRAYGADFDGKAERFLRRYREFLTDSVVVAVLRAVRSPELCVRFFLWAERQVGYSHTGACYDALAEVLGFEDRARTAERLLREIGEDDRDVLGRLLNVLVRRCCRQGMWGEALEELGRLKDFGYRPSAVTYNALVQVLASAGQVEMGFRVQKEMSASGFCMDRSTVGSFAQALCKEGRWGDALDMIEREDFKLDTVLCTQMISGLMEASLFNEAMSFLHRMRCNSYIPNVVTYRTLLSGFLKKKQLGWCKRIINMMMTEGCNPNPSLFNSLVHTYCNAEDYAYAYKLFNRMNNCGCPPGYVVYNIFIGSICGREELPNLELLDLAEKVYEEMLVASCVLNKVNTANFARCLCGVGKFEKAFQIMKEMMRKGFVPDASTYTKVITFLCQANRVDKAFLLFQEMKKVGVNPDVYTYTILIDSFCKAGLIEQAQGWFDEMRSAGCSPNVVTYTALLHAYLKSKQLCQANIIFHRMVDDSCYPNAVTYSALIDGLCKAGEIQKACEVYAKLIGTSDSKESDFYFEGKDTDTISPNVVTYGALVDGLCKAQKVADAHELLDAMVSSGCEPNQIVYDALIDGFCKVGEIDSAQKVFLRMTKCGYLPSVHTYTSLIDRMFKDGRLDLAMKVLSQMLKDSCNPNVVTYTAMVDGLCKTGETEKALNLLSLMEKKGCSPNVVTYTALIHGLGKAGKVDAGLKLFMQMKTKGCAPNYVTYRILINHCCAAGLLDDAHLLLDEMKQTHWPKYLQGYHNTVQGFSKKFLASLGLLEEMESHDTAPIALVYGMLIDSFSKAGRLETALELHKEMMEVLSSLNMASTDMHTSLIQALCLSSQVEEAIALYSEMTRKGIVPDLSAFVCLVKGLIEMNKWNEALQLCYGICQEGVNWQGNKFCDGG is encoded by the exons ATGATAACCCGCCGTGCGGCGGCGGTAGCCCTACGCGCCTCCCTGCGCCGCGCCCGCTCCTCCCACGCCGCCGACACCGGCGACCTCCTGCCAGGCCTCGTCGACCGGCCCACGCCGCGCCCCGGGCCCCGCGTCTCCCTCCACGACTTCGCCTTTATCAGGGACCCTGCCCCCgcgccccccgccgccgccctcccGCCCCCGGAGGTCGTCCTGATCTCCAAGGCGGTGCGGGCCTACGGCGCCGACTTCGACGGCAAGGCCGAGCGGTTCCTGCGACGGTACCGCGAGTTCCTTACCGATTCCGTCGTGGTCGCGGTGCTCAGGGCGGTGCGCTCCCCGGAGCTCTGCGTCAGGTTCTTCCTCTGGGCCGAGCGCCAGGTGGGTTACAGCCACACTGGTGCCTGCTACGACGCGCTCGCCGAGGTCTTGGGGTTCGAAGACCGCGCCAGGACCGCCGAGAGGCTGCTTAGGGAGATTGGGGAGGATGATCGTGACGTGCTCGGCAGATTGCTCAATGTGCTGGTGCGGCGGTGTTGCCGCCAAGGCATGTGGGGCGAGGCGCTTGAGGAGCTTGGGAGGCTGAAGGACTTTGGGTACAGGCCGTCCGCGGTGACCTACAATGCACTCGTGCAGGTGCTTGCGAGCGCGGGGCAGGTGGAAATGGGGTTCCGAGTGCAGAAGGAGATGTCGGCATCAGGGTTCTGCATGGACAGGTCCACAGTCGGATCCTTTGCGCAGGCTCTGTGCAAGGAGGGACGTTGGGGCGATGCACTTGACATGATAGAGAGGGAGGATTTTAAGCTCGACACTGTGTTGTGCACCCAGATGATCAGTGGACTGATGGAGGCCTCCCTTTTCAATGAGGCCATGTCATTTCTTCACAGGATGCGGTGCAACTCGTATATCCCGAATGTGGTAACATATAGGACGCTGCTCTCAGGATTTCTGAAAAAGAAGCAGCTTGGCTGGTGCAAGAGAATCATTAACATGATGATGACAGAGGGTTGCAATCCAAATCCTTCATTGTTCAATTCACTTGTGCATACTTACTGCAATGCTGAGGATTATGCGTATGCATATAAACTGTTTAATAGGATGAATAACTGCGGTTGTCCTCCTGGTTATGTTGTATACAACATATTCATTGGAAGCATTTGTGGTCGAGAAGAATTGCCAAATCTTGAGTTGTTGGATTTGGCAGAGAAAGTCTACGAGGAGATGCTGGTTGCTAGCTGCGTTCTCAATAAGGTTAACACTGCCAATTTTGCTCGGTGCCTTTGTGGTGTGGGAAAATTTGAGAAGGCATTTCAGATAATGAAGGAGATGATGAGGAAAGGCTTTGTTCCTGATGCAAGCACGTACACTAAGGTGATTACTTTTCTGTGCCAGGCTAACAGGGTAGACAAGGCCTTCCTTTTATTTCAAGAGATGAAGAAGGTAGGTGTTAATCCGGATGTGTACACATACACAATTTTGATCGATAGCTTTTGTAAGGCTGGTCTCATTGAACAAGCCCAGGGCTGGTTTGATGAGATGAGAAGTGCTGGCTGCTCACCAAATGTAGTGACATATACTGCATTGCTTCATGCTTACCTGAAATCTAAGCAGCTCTGTCAGGCTAATATCATCTTCCACAGAATGGTTGATGATTCCTGCTATCCAAATGCCGTTACATATAGTGCACTAATTGACGGCCTCTGTAAGGCGGGCGAAATCCAAAAGGCTTGCGAAGTCTATGCCAAATTAATAGGGACTTCTGACAGTAAAGAATCTGATTTCTACTTTGAAGGCAAGGACACAGACACCATTTCTCCAAATGTTGTCACCTATGGTGCACTTGTAGATGGTTTGTGCAAAGCTCAAAAGGTGGCTGATGCTCATGAGTTGCTAGATGCTATGGTATCATCTGGCTGTGAGCCCAACCAGATTGTTTATGATGCTCTGATTGATGGTTTTTGCAAAGTTGGAGAAATTGATAGTGCTCAGAAGGTATTTCTGCGGATGACTAAGTGTGGTTACTTGCCTAGTGTGCATACATACACGTCCTTGATTGACCGGATGTTCAAGGATGGGAGACTTGATCTTGCAATGAAAGTTTTGTCTCAAATGCTAAAGGATTCATGTAATCCAAATGTCGTCACTTACACAGCTATGGTTGATGGGCTCTGTAAAACAGGTGAAACTGAAAAAGCCCTAAACCTGCTGTCATTGATGGAAAAGAAGGGATGCAGTCCAAATGTTGTAACTTACACTGCCCTAATACACGGACTAGGGAAAGCTGGTAAAGTTGATGCAGGTCTTAAGCTTTTTATGCAAATGAAGACAAAAGGATGTGCTCCCAACTATGTTACATACAGAATACTGATAAACCATTGTTGTGCTGCTGGTCTTTTGGACGATGCCCATTTACTGCTTGATGAGATGAAGCAGACCCACTGGCCAAAGTATCTGCAAGGATACCACAACACAGTTCAGGGTTTCAGCAAGAAGTTTCTTGCTTCTCTTGGTTTGTTGGAGGAGATGGAATCACATGACACAGCACCGATAGCTCTTGTTTATGGGATGCTCATTGATAGTTTCTCCAAGGCTGGTAGACTGGAGACAGCCTTGGAGTTGCACAAAGAGATGATGGAAGTCTTGTCATCCCTAAATATGGCCAGCACGGACATGCACACCTCATTAATCCAGGCACTTTGTTTATCATCTCAAGTTGAAGAAGCAATTGCATTATATAGTGAAATGACCAGGAAAGGCATTGTACCAGATTTAAGTGCCTTTGTTTGTCTTGTAAAGGGACTAATTGAAATGAATAAGTGGAATGAAGCTCTTCAGTTGTGTTATGGCATATGCCAGGAG GGTGTGAACTGGCAGGGTAACAAATTCTGTGATGGAGGGTAG
- the LOC125538805 gene encoding uncharacterized protein ycf20-like, whose protein sequence is MACAPNYIAIGLANYGLYTGTRVLSPSYKNFPRKSSYKFLKVRALQGNDGRRRLIDIIRIIPELSRNYFKSGSRRALFGGIALLGGFYVAQTISLSFGALGVNDVIAAVVCVLLTEYVTKFYYSRPKVTFAVALLNNFKMGFTYGLFIDAFKLAS, encoded by the coding sequence ATGGCGTGTGCGCCAAATTATATTGCCATTGGCCTTGCCAACTATGGTTTATATACGGGAACAAGGGTACTCTCACCGAGCTACAAGAACTTCCCACGGAAATCCTCCTACAAGTTTCTCAAGGTCCGTGCCCTGCAGGGAAATGATGGTCGTAGAAGGCTGATTGACATAATCCGAATCATCCCAGAGCTGTCAAGAAACTATTTCAAAAGCGGGTCCAGGAGAGCTCTTTTCGGCGGCATCGCGCTACTGGGTGGCTTTTATGTTGCACAGACAATATCCCTGTCGTTCGGTGCTTTGGGCGTGAACGATGTTATAGCAGCAGTTGTGTGTGTGCTCCTGACCGAGTACGTGACAAAGTTCTACTACAGCCGGCCTAAGGTTACCTTCGCCGTCGCGCTCCTCAACAATTTCAAGATGGGTTTCACATATGGCCTCTTCATTGATGCCTTCAAGCTTGCTAGCTGA